The following are from one region of the Paenibacillus bovis genome:
- the carB gene encoding carbamoyl-phosphate synthase large subunit, with product MPINKELKKILVIGSGPIVIGQAAEFDYAGTQACQALKEEGVEVVLINSNPATIMTDTNMADKVYIEPITLEFVTQIIRQERPDGLLPTLGGQTGLNMAVELARAGVLERENVKLLGTQLNSIEKAEDRDLFRDLMRELDQPVPDSTIVTTLEESIVFANEIGYPIIVRPAYTLGGTGGGICIDEEELRETVAAGLRYSPIGQCLVEKSIAGMKEVEYEVMRDANDNCIVVCNMENFDPVGVHTGDSIVVAPSQTLSDREYQMLRSASLKIIRALNIEGGCNVQFALDPQSYQYYVIEVNPRVSRSSALASKATGYPIAKMAAKIALGYTLDEIMNPVTGQTYACFEPTLDYIVAKIPRWPFDKFTGANRKLGTQMKATGEVMAIGRTFEEAIHKAVRSLEIGVHRLNLPGANEIEDSKLDERLTKADDERLFLVAEAFRRGYSLDQIQELTNIDWWFLDKIERIVAYESVITMEDELTDETLYTAKRLGFTDRSIAELRRQNKPEDKFSNEHEIRAYRKQNGMMPVFKMVDTCAAEFEATTPYYYSTFETENEVTQATKEKIVVLGSGPIRIGQGIEFDYSTVHAVWAIQEAGYEAVIINNNPETVSTDFNTSDRLYFEPLFFEDVMNVIEQEQPIGVIVQFGGQTAINLAAPLQQAGVQILGTSLESIDEAENRKKFEALLSRLNIAQPQGSTVLSVDEAVETAQKLGYPVLVRPSYVLGGRAMEIVYSDEELLRYMVEAVKINPEHPVLIDRYMLGKEVEVDAICDGDTVVVPGIMEHVERAGVHSGDSIAVYPPQHLSAELKEKIVNITVKIAKELKTVGLVNIQFVIFQNEVYVIEVNPRSSRTVPFLSKVTNIPMANIATQAILGRKLADLGYQEGLWPESDHVSVKVPVFSFAKLRRVEPTLGPEMKSTGEVMGRDLLYAKALYKGLIGAGMKIPSTGALIATVADKDKDEAVRLLKGFYRLGYKIIATGGTAEALKAANIPVTVVNKLSEGTPNILDLIRSGHANFVVNTLTKGKTPERDGFRIRREAVENGVVCMTSLDTVEALLTMLDTINFSSYAMPSLSKEKQQDKESLNIQAVVGQLEDQETILS from the coding sequence ATGCCGATAAATAAAGAACTCAAAAAAATCCTCGTTATAGGTTCCGGACCGATCGTTATTGGTCAAGCGGCCGAGTTTGACTATGCAGGTACACAGGCCTGCCAGGCACTCAAAGAAGAGGGCGTAGAGGTTGTACTGATTAACAGCAACCCAGCAACGATTATGACTGATACGAATATGGCGGATAAAGTGTATATCGAGCCAATCACACTGGAATTCGTTACCCAGATCATTCGTCAAGAGCGTCCGGATGGACTGCTGCCAACACTCGGCGGACAAACCGGTCTGAATATGGCAGTCGAACTGGCACGTGCCGGCGTCCTGGAAAGAGAAAATGTAAAACTGCTGGGTACCCAGCTGAACTCGATAGAAAAAGCGGAAGATCGCGATTTGTTCCGCGACCTGATGCGTGAACTGGATCAGCCGGTTCCGGATAGCACGATCGTCACTACCCTGGAGGAATCCATTGTTTTCGCCAACGAGATTGGATATCCGATCATTGTACGTCCGGCGTATACACTGGGCGGCACCGGCGGCGGGATCTGTATAGATGAAGAAGAATTGCGCGAGACAGTAGCGGCCGGTCTGCGCTATAGTCCGATCGGACAATGTCTGGTAGAGAAAAGTATCGCCGGCATGAAAGAAGTCGAGTACGAAGTTATGCGGGACGCCAACGACAACTGTATCGTCGTGTGTAATATGGAGAACTTTGACCCGGTTGGCGTACATACCGGTGACAGTATCGTCGTTGCACCGAGCCAGACGCTATCTGACCGTGAATACCAGATGCTGCGCTCTGCCTCACTGAAAATTATCCGTGCCCTGAATATCGAAGGTGGTTGTAACGTACAATTCGCTCTTGATCCGCAAAGCTATCAGTACTACGTCATCGAAGTGAATCCACGTGTCAGCCGTTCCTCGGCGCTTGCATCCAAAGCGACAGGTTATCCGATCGCCAAAATGGCAGCGAAAATCGCCCTTGGATATACGCTGGATGAAATCATGAACCCGGTTACCGGTCAGACATATGCCTGCTTCGAGCCGACACTTGATTATATCGTAGCCAAAATTCCTCGCTGGCCGTTTGACAAATTCACAGGTGCCAACCGCAAACTGGGTACCCAGATGAAAGCAACCGGCGAAGTAATGGCTATCGGCCGTACCTTTGAAGAAGCGATTCACAAAGCGGTACGCTCACTGGAGATAGGTGTTCACCGTCTAAATCTTCCGGGTGCGAATGAAATCGAAGACAGCAAGCTGGATGAACGTCTGACCAAGGCTGATGATGAGCGTCTGTTCCTCGTCGCCGAAGCATTCCGTCGTGGGTACAGTCTGGATCAGATTCAGGAGCTGACCAATATCGACTGGTGGTTCCTGGACAAAATCGAGCGTATCGTCGCTTACGAATCCGTCATTACGATGGAGGATGAGCTGACTGACGAGACCCTATATACAGCCAAGCGTCTGGGCTTTACCGATCGTTCGATTGCTGAACTGCGCCGTCAGAACAAGCCGGAAGACAAGTTCAGCAATGAACATGAGATCCGTGCTTATCGCAAGCAAAACGGCATGATGCCTGTCTTCAAAATGGTAGATACCTGTGCTGCCGAGTTTGAAGCAACAACGCCATATTACTACTCTACATTCGAGACCGAAAATGAAGTTACCCAGGCGACCAAGGAGAAGATTGTCGTGCTCGGCTCCGGACCGATCCGTATCGGACAGGGTATCGAGTTCGATTACTCTACCGTACACGCTGTATGGGCAATCCAGGAAGCTGGTTATGAAGCGGTTATTATCAATAACAACCCGGAGACGGTATCGACCGACTTTAACACATCGGATCGACTCTACTTTGAACCTTTATTCTTCGAGGATGTCATGAACGTTATCGAACAGGAACAGCCGATAGGCGTTATCGTACAGTTCGGTGGACAGACAGCCATCAACTTGGCTGCTCCGCTGCAGCAAGCAGGGGTTCAGATTCTGGGCACCAGTCTTGAAAGTATCGATGAAGCGGAAAACCGCAAAAAGTTCGAAGCGCTGCTGTCCCGTCTGAATATCGCCCAGCCACAAGGCAGCACCGTACTGTCTGTAGACGAAGCGGTTGAGACAGCACAGAAGCTCGGCTATCCGGTGCTGGTGCGTCCATCTTACGTACTCGGCGGACGCGCGATGGAGATTGTCTACTCGGATGAGGAACTGCTGCGTTATATGGTAGAAGCGGTCAAGATCAATCCGGAACATCCGGTATTGATCGACCGTTATATGCTCGGCAAGGAAGTCGAAGTGGATGCGATCTGTGACGGCGATACAGTAGTCGTACCAGGAATCATGGAGCATGTAGAGCGTGCAGGCGTTCACTCCGGTGACTCGATCGCCGTCTATCCGCCGCAGCATCTGTCCGCAGAGCTCAAAGAAAAAATCGTCAATATTACAGTGAAAATTGCCAAGGAACTGAAAACGGTCGGTCTGGTAAATATCCAGTTCGTTATTTTCCAAAATGAAGTGTACGTGATCGAAGTGAATCCGCGCTCTTCCCGTACTGTGCCGTTCCTGAGCAAAGTCACCAATATTCCGATGGCCAATATAGCGACACAGGCAATTCTGGGCCGCAAGCTGGCGGATCTGGGCTATCAGGAAGGATTGTGGCCGGAAAGCGACCATGTCTCAGTCAAAGTACCCGTGTTCTCCTTTGCCAAGCTGCGCCGCGTAGAACCAACACTCGGACCGGAAATGAAATCTACCGGTGAAGTTATGGGCCGCGATTTGCTGTATGCCAAAGCGCTGTACAAAGGCCTGATCGGTGCCGGTATGAAAATACCATCTACAGGTGCACTGATTGCTACCGTAGCCGACAAAGATAAGGATGAAGCGGTTCGTCTGCTCAAAGGATTCTATCGTCTCGGTTACAAAATTATCGCTACCGGCGGTACAGCGGAAGCGCTGAAAGCAGCCAATATTCCGGTAACGGTAGTCAACAAGCTGTCCGAAGGAACGCCGAATATACTGGATTTGATCCGCAGCGGACATGCGAACTTCGTGGTCAATACACTGACCAAAGGCAAAACACCGGAGCGTGACGGATTCCGTATCCGCCGCGAAGCAGTAGAAAATGGAGTCGTATGTATGACTTCCCTCGATACTGTCGAAGCACTATTGACCATGCTGGATACGATCAATTTCTCTTCCTATGCGATGCCTTCCCTAAGCAAGGAGAAGCAGCAGGATAAGGAAAGTCTGAATATCCAGGCAGTCGTTGGTCAACTGGAAGATCAAGAGACCATTCTCAGCTAA